AGCGCAGCACATTAACTTGTTTCTCTTACCTCTCCGGCTGCCTCAGGCATAGGTGTCTGTGGAGGATGGAAAGCACCAGTCCAGCATCTCAGCTCCTCAGTGGCGCTCATTCGACAGAGACGCATACGGAGGTGGGTGCAAGAGACCCCAACGGGGGCCCATCTTGCCTTCAAAGAGACACCCAGAAGAATGGGTGAACTGCACCCAGAGAAGCCCTTTCTCCTCAAGCAAGCACAAAGCAGGAGCCAGGCTCAGACTCAGCTGTCCAAGGCAAAATAGATCTACCCTTTCTGCTCCTCCAGTATCTGGTGGGAAAAACAAGGCCAAACTGTGCCCCAGGATCTGCTACCAAAgatgcagggagaggagcagctgTTTGATAGGGGTCTTTGAAAACATCGGGCCTTGCCTGGCTCCAGGCAGCCCTAGGTTTGCCGCCGCTCCAAAACACCCAGATCTTTCATCGGACCCTTCACACAGGACTAGATACCTCCATGGCCTGGGTGTGAGAGGTCATGAGGGAACAGGGCTGCGAGCACTGCCCAGCTCACCAGAGGCGGCACCTGAGAAAGAAACACGTCCTCGTGCTCACAGCCAAAGCTACAGCAGGCCAGCGTAAGAGCAGCTGTTCCACCAAAGCAGGGGACACGTGTCCCCGTTAATGGCTTCCACACACCAGTGGTGGGGAACACCTCTCGGGGCAAGCAGGGTGCTCCGATTGCCAACTGTGTTACCCAGTGCCAGGAGCACTGCAGATGCAGCCAACTGGTCCTTTCACCCTCCTCCTGGGCACCCAGATGACAGCGAGTTGTGCGCGTACCAGGTAAGATGAATAGTTCTTTATTTCCGTAATGAAACTAGATAGCTGCTTACAAAACCTGCAcattctcccccctccctccctccctccttacACGCATCCCCACTACGGTCTCTCAATCACAAACACCCATCAGCAAATGGGTTGGAGCCTTTTGTTGACTCGGTTACAATCACAGAAAAGAATCTAAAGCCAGAAAGACAAACACGAaaccagaaaaggagaaaaacaaaacaacaaatccATGAAGCACAGGGAAGGCGACATCCTGGTAACTTTCCTTCTGCCAACGGCTAGGGCAGGGAAGCCCAGAGAAGCAATGAAACACacctgcctccctcccctcccacacagccccccacccccaccccaataCTCCCTCCGTCCCTCCCCAAACCCCAACACGGCAGCGTGAGACCCCCTTGACCCCACGTCTGGGATTACAGACTGTAGAACTTCAGGCTCCGGTCCATGCCCGTTGAGGCGATGAACTTGGCGTGGTGGCCAAAAGCCACTCCTGTGGTGAGGCCGCTGTGCTCTGGGGAAGGAAGGCAGCACGTGGTTATGGCACGAGCAGGTGAGCTCGGGCAGAGCAGAACACTGGGCTTTAAAGGAATTAGCCTCTGCTACATGCTCTTTCCATGCTGAGGGTCACTGACTcgcagcagcaagagcagaaaAAGATCATCTCCAAATCCAGCCTGCTCTCGAGATCCCGAGAGTTCACGCTGCACAGCCAAGGAATTGCCTCACATTTTCCCCCACACCTGGGGTAACTACTGGCAGAGACACTGGTGGGGAGGGTATCACTTTGCACCCCATAGCTAGGTCTGCAGCGCCATGTACACCAGAACCAGATTTCCTCTTCCCAAGGAGTGCACCCGAACACCTCCCCCTCCAACTGTCCCTCGACGTGCCTCCTCCCAAAACCTCCACCAGCCAGAACCCCTCACCTGTGAAGTGAAGGATTTCTGTCCACTGCTTGCAGATGTAGATCTGAACATCTGTCCCACCCAGGGCCAGGTAGGTGCCGCTCTGGTCAAAGATGAGAGACTTCAcctgcagaggagagggagaagcaAGGCTTCAGACCGGGCCCAAGAAGCTCCAAACTGGCCactgggggccagggaggcagcAACTCTTCTCCATGCCAACACCCCATAGAGGCAACCCCCTGCAACTGGCACCTCCGCATCAGGCTTCCCCAAAACGGAGGAGCGCAGTTAGCATAGGGCTGGGAAAGTGGACATGGCGACAGCAACCGGCCAGCCTGCCCAGCCAGGCAATCGCACCTCAAAGTTATTGTCCAGCTGCAACGTCTTGAAGTTCTTAAGCTTACGCAAGTCCCAGAGCTTGACAGAGGAGTCGTCCGCAGCCGTGGCGAGATAGTAGCCGTTCTCAGAGAAGGCGATGCTAGTGATGGGGCCTGAGTGCCCTGGGAAGTTGGCCACGTTGGTACGTTCCTGGGAAGACAGTTAAATGCTGGTGACTCCTAGGGAAACGCCGACTCAACATCCTCAGCCCTCCAGGGCAGCTCTGGCGGGGGTTTGGGCAGCAGTTTGGCAGAGAAAGCCCAGGTGAGCACAACAGCCCACAAAGGGGCAGGATGGCAAGAATTTGCATTGCCCAGAGAAGTAGGGGTGAGGAAAGCCATGGGGCACTGTCACCCCATGCAGCACCCAAACTCTTACTCTTCACATCGGCTCCAGGGACATGACAGAGCAGATCCCTGTTAACTGCCACGTTCTGTCCATACAGCTGAGCCAAGCAAACAGCCTTATGCCAATCTGTATCATCAGTCCGCTTCAGTTACTCATCCCACAGCGGAGCCAGACAGGCTGCCTGCAAaccctcctgctcccaggagctCTCTTAGGGACACAGCAAACACCTTCTCGTCACAAGAAGATCCCGATCGCCAGCTACGGCGCCAGAAAAGAGGCAACTCTTGAGCTGAAGCTTTACGTTTTTGGAGAAAATATCAGAAGAGATCCCCAAAGCCTCCCCCCAGACTCTCGCTCCAGCAGACATTGGTTCCGCGCCTTGGACTGAGCACTCTGCTGGGCACCAGACTGAACAGACCAATACTGGCTATGTCCCCTTGCACTTCCCCAAACCCTCTTGCCTGCCCAGAGCTACCCTTACCTTCAGATCCCAGATCTTGATCTGGGAGTCCATCGTCCCTGTTCCAAAAATGAGCCCGTCTGGGTGGAACTGGGCACAAGTGAGAGCTGCAGAGACACAGGGAGAAATTCAGAGGGCTGGGGAGAGTCTATCCTGGGAGACCTTCTCGCCTTGTTACCAGGGGGCCCCCACACAAGGTTTTCTGGGCTCTTGGAGACCCAGGGACCTGTGGGCAGAAAAATCCCTTCTCCACAAACTCTCAACAGTCCCCAGGGGTGGGGATACCCAGCTATAAGCCTTACCACAGCCAGAGCTCTCATCCGTCACCTTGGTGAGGACACGGCCTGTCTGGATATCCGAGAAGGCCCAGTACTGGAAGAGACGAACAGAGCGTTGAGTACTCAGAGATGAGGCGTAGGGGGGCGTCTGTACTCTCTGAGCTGGGTCTCACCTGGTCATCAGAAGAGCTGAGGAGGTAGTCACCTGTCGCATGGAGACTCAGCCCTGTCACAGAGCCCTCGTGGGCACGGACAACTTGCACACACGAGGCATTGGGCACAGACCAGATCCGGATGGTTGCATCAGGAGAAGCTGAGAACACCAAGTCCTAGACAGGGATGAGGCAAGGAGGTTAATGCCAAAGGCATACGGTCAAAAGACTTTCATCTCTCCATCTGAGAGTTTCCTGCAAACGAGAACTGGCCTATCACCAGTCTGCCTGAGATGAAGACCACCCCTCTCCTAGAACAGACCACCAGGAGATGGGTCCAGGATGTCTGATCTAGAGCCATCTGCCTGGGAGGGAAGAGGCCAAACGTGGGCGTAACCGCACCTGAGATGGGTGGAACACGACACTGGTAACCTTCTTAGAGTGTCCCTTGAGCGTTGCCAGGATCTGCTCTGAGCTCTTGTCAAAGACAATGACGTTTTTATCAGCCCCGCCTGGAAAACAAAGCGGAGAGTTGTGAGAAATGGGAGTGTGTGGCCAGCCAAGTCCAAGTCCATCCACCTTTCCTCAGGACCACGTTGTCCTGAGAAACTTTGCACTGAGCCGAGAGAATTCCTTATGCCCCTCGCCACATATCCACCCCCCGGAAGCACAGAGAAAGGAGCCTGCCCCAAAGCAGTCACAGCTCTTCACTAACAGCAGCCAGTCCCCCACAAGTGGAGATGGTTCCCTTACCAGTGAGGATCTTGTTGGTGTCGGAAGGACAGAGGTCCAGGGCAAGGATCCCTGGGATGCTGGCGCTGTGCAGCCCCTGCACCAAGTAAAAGGACATCGGATTAATATCACAAGCAAGAAAACGCCCCAAAGGGAATTGAGAGGCCCTTGAGGGGAGCCCAGCGTGTTTCCTTCCAACAGTGGGAGTTTGTGCCACATCTGTTCCAGCACATGCCCCATCCCCGGCTGCCCGTGACACAAAACGCCATGAACCTCTTCCTGCTTTGCCCAGCAGCAAATCTGTTGCTCATTAATGCTGCAAAGCGGCACAGGAGATGCCTGGATGCCCAGCTGGCAGAGCCGAGCTTTCAAGCCCTTGTCTCATGCCACGGCACTCACCACATGCGAAGCAACCTGCCGATACTTGCTGAGCTCCTCTGGCTTCACCAGCTCCTCTGGAACCGTCTTGCCtctctgcagaagaaaaacaacGTGGAGATAAATAACGGCCTCCCTCCGGGGCACTTCACATCCTGACTTCCACAGCACCTGGTTTCACATCACCCAAAGCCACTCAAGCTCCATCCCCCAGAGCGAGATGCAGCCCCTCACCTTCTTACGCTCCGTGGTCAGCACCGTAGCCTTGTCTTGAAGCTGCAAAACAAGAGAAGGTTGGTTACAAACTGATTCGGGCTCTCATGGCGAGAAACCGGAGAAGGCCATGGCAGCACGAGCAGAAGATCCCTTACCTTCTGAATGATCTCGGGGGTCATGCCTGCAAGCTCTCCCAGATCCATGGActccccagcaccctgcacagGACAGAGAAGGGGGCTGGTTACATCCAGgatgggaagaaaggggaaatgTGCTGAGATATGCAGTTGAGACTCACCGCCACGTTCGGCTGGGAGGACGGCACTGTCTGGGGCACGATGAGACCAGCCTGGGGTTTCAGAGTTGCCAAGGCTGCGGAGGCAGAGAAAGCCTACGAGTTAGACAGGCCACTCGAAGGAAAAAGGAGATGGTGTCCAGCACAGTGATCTCTATCCAGCCTACCTGCTCCAGAGCCACACATtgcctctcctccccagcccacTCTCCCTGAGACCCACGACATTCTCCAGGGGCACACAGCCCCCCCACAGCTCCACGTCACCTTCTCTGGCCGCGGTGACCTCCTTGGTGAGCCGAGCAATGACACGGCAGGCGGCATCGTGCTGGTAGAGCGCATGGGACAGCTCCTGGCGCGTAGTCTGCAGCTGCTGACGGAGGGTGAAGCTATGCAGCATGACAGCgtcctggcaggaggaggaagagccagACAGGCAGGGGAACGCATTAGCCTCAGTGCAGTCACCCCTTCCTCCCAGAAGGGGCCAGCACTGGTGCTTAGCTCCATTCTCAGCCCCAACCCAGCCAGGGGCCAGCACTCACCCACTCATCCTGGAGGGCTTTCAGGATGGCTGGTATGCTAGTAGCAGACGGCGGCTTGGGCCGGATCGGGTGAGCAACTGGGAACGAGACAGTGGGAACGCATCAATCTCTGGGGTCAGCTGGGTTCTCAGCATCGCCTAAAGACACCGTCTTCAACCAatcccttcacacacacacacacacgtgctccTTTCTATCTATATCCGCTAGCAACTCATCCCTTCAGCTCGGCTTTCTGACTGCATCACTGGTTGATGGCTTGGCCTCCCTGGGCTATCAGGGAGGGCACCATTGACTAGTCCCTTGGGAAATTTTTTCTCAGGGTCTCAGCACTTTCTCCTCATGACTTTGAGCTGCTGCCAGACCAGATACAACCACCAGTCCAGCTTATCTGGCAGCCTGCCCAGGGCACAGCCCACAGTAGCCACAGCAGAGCAATGCAAGGTGCCTAAAACCCCATCTGTGCACATCCCGCCTCTGCAGATCATAGATCTTTTCAGCTGAACATCACTGCTGCACTGACGCCACTCTGCTGCCGCTTCTCCAAGTCCT
This is a stretch of genomic DNA from Apteryx mantelli isolate bAptMan1 chromosome 4, bAptMan1.hap1, whole genome shotgun sequence. It encodes these proteins:
- the PRPF19 gene encoding pre-mRNA-processing factor 19, which gives rise to MALICSISNEVPEHPCVSPVSNHVYERRLIEKYIAENGTDPVNNQPLSEEQLIDIKVAHPIRPKPPSATSIPAILKALQDEWDAVMLHSFTLRQQLQTTRQELSHALYQHDAACRVIARLTKEVTAAREALATLKPQAGLIVPQTVPSSQPNVAGAGESMDLGELAGMTPEIIQKLQDKATVLTTERKKRGKTVPEELVKPEELSKYRQVASHVGLHSASIPGILALDLCPSDTNKILTGGADKNVIVFDKSSEQILATLKGHSKKVTSVVFHPSQDLVFSASPDATIRIWSVPNASCVQVVRAHEGSVTGLSLHATGDYLLSSSDDQYWAFSDIQTGRVLTKVTDESSGCALTCAQFHPDGLIFGTGTMDSQIKIWDLKERTNVANFPGHSGPITSIAFSENGYYLATAADDSSVKLWDLRKLKNFKTLQLDNNFEVKSLIFDQSGTYLALGGTDVQIYICKQWTEILHFTEHSGLTTGVAFGHHAKFIASTGMDRSLKFYSL